A window from Synechococcus sp. RSCCF101 encodes these proteins:
- a CDS encoding ABC transporter ATP-binding protein, whose protein sequence is MLSAPEPLIRATGDAPVAQLSDVSKVYGSGEATVRALDHLDLTVAQGDYLAVMGASGSGKSTAMNILGCLDRPTSGCYRLNGVPVEHLEDDALADLRNQNLGFVFQQFHLLPHLSALENVALPMIYAGVAPAERRRRAAEALDRVGLADRHSNRPNQLSGGQQQRVAIARAIINRPALLLADEPTGALDSRTTRDVLALFDDLHRQGITLVLVTHEDDVAERAQRVIHFRDGRALER, encoded by the coding sequence ATGCTCTCGGCTCCCGAGCCCCTCATCCGTGCCACAGGCGACGCTCCGGTGGCCCAGCTGAGCGACGTCAGCAAGGTCTACGGCAGCGGTGAGGCCACTGTGCGGGCGCTCGACCACCTCGATCTGACGGTCGCGCAAGGGGACTACCTCGCGGTGATGGGAGCCTCCGGCTCGGGCAAAAGCACGGCGATGAACATCCTCGGCTGCCTGGACCGTCCGACGTCCGGCTGCTATCGGCTCAACGGTGTTCCGGTGGAGCACCTCGAGGACGACGCCCTGGCGGATCTGCGCAATCAGAACCTGGGATTCGTCTTCCAGCAGTTCCACCTGCTGCCCCACCTGAGCGCGCTGGAGAATGTGGCCCTGCCGATGATCTATGCCGGGGTGGCGCCGGCCGAGCGGCGGCGCCGGGCTGCCGAGGCCCTCGACCGGGTCGGGCTGGCCGATCGTCACAGCAACCGTCCCAACCAGCTCTCCGGCGGCCAGCAGCAGCGGGTGGCGATCGCCCGGGCGATCATCAACCGGCCGGCCCTGCTCCTGGCCGACGAGCCGACCGGGGCCCTCGATTCCCGCACCACCCGCGATGTGCTGGCCCTGTTCGATGATCTGCATCGTCAGGGCATCACGCTGGTGCTCGTCACCCATGAAGACGATGTGGCCGAACGGGCCCAGCGCGTGATCCACTTCCGCGACGGCCGGGCCCTGGAGCGCTGA
- a CDS encoding peptidoglycan DD-metalloendopeptidase family protein — protein MAWSLHRTARLGLPALLLGSLVGSGAAWQVAAQVPAQPVAQPPEPEAPMTAGSTDTAAGDQLAAPPAEAPAAEAPAVLAPPSAPSQQRALTPPEPVTGAGAPPIQRPDAGTLSTNPPAARFDTSLDELERRGVVTRQERRTLERGTPTRSIDLPRHRAACAQGALSERECRSGLAVRLRDRRSGNATTLAAGASIETIGTGGDPYGLNSLRVRYGGAPITTPLTVPVSALLAGEGAGFSLSSVFAVTPRPAPLTGNNNSSLLFPLIGSAITTSRFGWRIHPVIGSWLMHSGRDLAAPQGTPVVAALDGRVLSSGLAGGYGIAVELDHSNPRRRTLYGHLSEIYVKAGDRVRQGEVIGRVGSTGLSTGPHLHFELREPAGGGWVAVPPGELDLAPAGIPALEGSDAVALLMGQLLDSLRRDAPQTS, from the coding sequence GTGGCCTGGTCGCTCCACCGGACTGCACGCCTCGGCCTGCCGGCCCTGCTGCTCGGCTCGCTGGTGGGGTCCGGAGCGGCCTGGCAGGTCGCGGCCCAGGTCCCGGCCCAGCCCGTGGCTCAGCCGCCGGAGCCCGAAGCCCCCATGACCGCCGGCTCCACAGACACGGCCGCCGGTGACCAGCTCGCGGCCCCACCGGCCGAAGCCCCGGCGGCCGAAGCCCCTGCGGTCCTGGCGCCTCCCTCCGCTCCCTCCCAGCAGCGCGCGCTCACTCCCCCGGAGCCGGTGACCGGAGCCGGGGCCCCACCGATTCAACGCCCGGACGCCGGAACCCTCAGCACCAATCCACCGGCCGCCCGCTTCGACACCTCCCTCGATGAGCTCGAGCGGCGCGGGGTGGTGACCCGGCAGGAGCGGCGGACCCTCGAGCGCGGCACGCCCACCCGCTCGATCGATCTGCCCCGCCATCGGGCCGCCTGCGCCCAGGGCGCTCTCTCGGAACGGGAATGCCGCTCGGGTCTCGCCGTGCGGCTGCGCGATCGCCGTTCAGGCAACGCCACCACCCTGGCGGCGGGCGCCTCGATCGAGACCATTGGCACGGGAGGCGATCCCTACGGCCTCAACAGCCTGCGTGTGCGCTACGGCGGTGCACCGATCACCACGCCCCTCACCGTCCCGGTCTCCGCCCTGCTGGCGGGTGAGGGAGCCGGTTTCAGCCTGAGCTCGGTGTTCGCGGTGACCCCGCGGCCCGCCCCCCTGACGGGCAACAACAACAGCAGCCTGCTGTTCCCCCTGATCGGCTCCGCCATCACCACGAGCCGCTTCGGCTGGCGCATCCATCCTGTGATCGGCAGCTGGCTGATGCACAGCGGCCGGGATCTGGCGGCGCCCCAGGGCACCCCGGTCGTCGCCGCGCTGGATGGCCGGGTCCTCAGCAGCGGTCTCGCCGGGGGCTACGGCATCGCCGTCGAACTCGACCACAGCAACCCGCGCCGCAGGACCCTCTACGGCCACCTCTCCGAGATCTACGTCAAGGCGGGTGACCGGGTGCGGCAGGGCGAGGTGATCGGACGGGTGGGCAGCACCGGCCTGAGCACCGGACCCCATCTGCATTTCGAGCTGCGGGAGCCCGCCGGCGGCGGCTGGGTGGCGGTCCCGCCCGGAGAGCTGGATCTGGCCCCGGCGGGGATTCCGGCTCTCGAGGGCAGTGACGCCGTGGCCCTGCTCATGGGCCAGCTGCTCGACAGCCTCCGGCGCGACGCTCCTCAGACCTCCTGA
- a CDS encoding NAD(P)H-quinone oxidoreductase subunit N, translating into MNLFATISSGGVGLSDPAASPGNLFSMPLHAEAIAPEGAVLLALILALLVDLGGERLASRWVPPICYGGLGTSLVLLAFQWNGSVEPAFMGAFIADNLSVAFRAVVALSTLLSLLISWRYVERSGTPLGEYAAILLAATLGAMLLCGATDLVSIFVSLETLSVSSYLLSGYMKRDARSSEAALKYLLVGSAAAAVFLYGASLLYGLTGGSTALEAVGLALRTSTSPVAALALVFVLATVAFKIAAVPFHQWTPDVYEGSPTPVVAFLSVGSKAAGFALALRLLVGCFEPYDTQWKLLFTVLALLSMTLGNVVALAQTSMKRMLAYSSIGQAGFVMIGLVCGTEDGFAAMVLYMAAYLFMNLGAFACIILFSIRTGSDRISDYAGLYQKDPLITLGLSLCLLSLGGIPPMLGFFGKIYLFFAGWADQQYLLVVVGLVTSVVSIYYYISVIKMMVVKEPQEASDVVQSYPDISWSLAGLAPLRTALVSCVFITAVGGILSNPLFQWANSTVAGTPILQKAIAQAPPLSIG; encoded by the coding sequence ATGAACCTGTTCGCAACGATCAGCAGCGGCGGGGTCGGCCTTTCCGATCCTGCGGCCTCCCCCGGCAACCTCTTCTCGATGCCGCTGCACGCCGAAGCGATCGCGCCGGAGGGCGCGGTGCTTCTGGCGCTGATCCTGGCCCTGCTGGTGGACCTGGGCGGCGAGCGCCTGGCCAGTCGCTGGGTGCCTCCCATCTGCTACGGCGGCCTGGGCACCTCGCTCGTGCTGCTCGCGTTCCAGTGGAACGGTTCGGTGGAGCCGGCCTTCATGGGCGCCTTCATCGCCGACAACCTCTCGGTGGCCTTCCGGGCCGTGGTGGCCCTCTCCACCCTGCTCTCACTGCTGATCAGCTGGCGGTATGTGGAGCGCAGCGGTACTCCCCTGGGTGAATACGCCGCCATCCTGCTCGCGGCCACCCTGGGAGCGATGCTGCTCTGCGGGGCCACCGATCTGGTGAGCATCTTCGTGTCGCTGGAGACCCTCTCGGTGTCCAGCTACCTGCTCTCCGGCTACATGAAGCGGGATGCCCGCAGTTCGGAAGCCGCCCTCAAATATCTGCTGGTGGGATCGGCGGCAGCTGCGGTCTTCCTCTACGGAGCCTCCCTGCTCTACGGACTCACCGGCGGTTCGACCGCGCTTGAGGCTGTGGGCCTGGCCCTGCGCACCAGCACCTCACCGGTCGCCGCCCTGGCCCTGGTCTTCGTGCTGGCGACCGTGGCCTTCAAGATCGCCGCGGTGCCCTTCCACCAGTGGACGCCGGATGTCTACGAGGGCTCGCCGACGCCGGTGGTGGCCTTCCTCTCGGTCGGCTCCAAGGCCGCGGGCTTCGCCCTGGCCCTGCGCCTGCTCGTCGGCTGCTTCGAGCCCTACGACACCCAGTGGAAGCTGCTGTTCACGGTGCTGGCCCTGCTGAGCATGACCCTGGGCAACGTGGTGGCCCTGGCCCAGACCTCGATGAAGCGGATGCTGGCCTACAGCTCCATCGGTCAGGCCGGCTTCGTGATGATCGGCCTGGTCTGCGGCACCGAGGACGGCTTCGCGGCCATGGTCCTGTACATGGCCGCCTACCTGTTCATGAACCTGGGCGCCTTCGCCTGCATCATTCTCTTCTCGATCCGGACCGGCAGCGACCGCATCTCCGACTACGCCGGCCTGTATCAGAAGGACCCTCTCATCACTCTCGGCCTGAGCCTCTGTCTGCTCTCGCTCGGCGGCATTCCGCCGATGCTCGGCTTCTTCGGCAAGATCTACCTCTTCTTCGCCGGCTGGGCCGATCAGCAGTACCTGCTGGTGGTGGTGGGCCTGGTGACCTCGGTGGTCTCGATCTACTACTACATCTCGGTGATCAAGATGATGGTGGTCAAGGAGCCCCAGGAAGCGTCCGACGTGGTGCAGAGCTACCCGGACATCTCCTGGTCCCTCGCGGGTCTGGCCCCTCTGCGCACCGCCCTGGTGAGCTGCGTGTTCATCACCGCAGTGGGCGGGATTCTCTCCAACCCGCTGTTCCAGTGGGCCAATTCCACCGTGGCGGGCACACCGATTCTCCAGAAGGCGATCGCCCAGGCCCCACCCCTCTCGATCGGCTGA
- a CDS encoding PAS domain-containing protein codes for MERRWTASAIAALRERERLPFVRADANGDVVEISPRFTEVYGWTEEELIGESLGRIMPPEFRELHHAGFARFRMTEVSRVLDHPLRLATFRVDGTSVISEHYIVAEQAGDTGVWSFAATLRPLEGEHAMPEDV; via the coding sequence ATGGAGAGGCGATGGACCGCCTCCGCGATCGCGGCCCTGCGGGAACGCGAGCGGCTTCCCTTCGTGCGGGCCGATGCGAACGGCGATGTGGTGGAGATCAGTCCCCGCTTCACCGAGGTCTACGGCTGGACGGAGGAGGAGCTGATCGGGGAATCCCTCGGCCGGATCATGCCGCCGGAGTTCCGCGAGCTCCATCACGCCGGCTTCGCGCGCTTCCGCATGACCGAAGTGTCCCGCGTGCTGGATCATCCGCTGCGGCTGGCCACCTTCCGGGTCGACGGCACCAGTGTGATCAGCGAGCACTACATCGTCGCCGAACAGGCGGGTGACACCGGCGTGTGGAGCTTCGCCGCCACGCTGCGCCCGCTGGAAGGGGAGCATGCGATGCCCGAGGACGTCTGA
- a CDS encoding response regulator transcription factor yields the protein MASGDAMGPLLIVDPDPRLLVFLASELEREGHAVVTATSFRQADLAAESAPPIRLLITASKLADGSGPDLWRRLQDRVGPLPAVLVCGSGDPPDAAGGGAADDRLVRLSRPIDVDALLERIAELLGPDAGSRSDLTELELRVEDLVLRPCSGEVRRSGHLIDLSNRETELLACLMSTPGEPLAPERLLGSVWGEELRNDLNLLDLHMRYLQQKIDRGGPALLHRDREGRCWIGERQEV from the coding sequence ATGGCCTCCGGCGACGCCATGGGCCCGCTGCTGATCGTGGACCCGGATCCGCGCCTGCTGGTGTTCCTCGCCAGCGAACTGGAGCGTGAGGGGCATGCCGTTGTGACGGCCACCTCCTTCCGGCAGGCCGATCTGGCGGCCGAATCCGCTCCGCCGATCCGGCTGCTGATCACGGCCTCGAAGCTGGCCGATGGGTCCGGGCCGGATCTCTGGCGCAGGCTGCAGGATCGCGTCGGTCCGCTGCCGGCAGTCCTGGTCTGCGGCAGCGGCGATCCGCCGGATGCGGCCGGGGGTGGTGCAGCGGATGACCGTCTCGTCCGGCTGAGCAGGCCCATCGACGTGGACGCGCTGCTGGAGCGGATTGCGGAGCTCCTGGGCCCCGACGCAGGATCCCGGAGCGATCTGACTGAGCTGGAGCTGCGGGTGGAGGACCTGGTGCTGCGGCCCTGCAGCGGCGAGGTGCGGCGCTCAGGCCATCTGATCGATCTCTCGAACCGCGAAACGGAGCTGCTCGCCTGTCTGATGAGCACGCCGGGTGAGCCCCTCGCGCCGGAGAGGCTGCTCGGCAGCGTCTGGGGAGAGGAGCTCAGGAACGACCTCAATCTGCTGGACCTGCACATGCGCTACCTGCAGCAGAAGATCGACCGCGGGGGGCCAGCTCTCCTGCATCGCGACCGGGAGGGCCGCTGCTGGATCGGGGAGCGTCAGGAGGTCTGA
- a CDS encoding aminotransferase class I/II-fold pyridoxal phosphate-dependent enzyme — MSDRGGPTPQLSRRLALLGSGVFARNDVRKAAYLRERASRGLPPLIDCSLGSTDLAPPPAALEAMAARLGQPASSSYCLHDATAPLRRAVARWAERRLGVEADPDREILFLVGSQEGTAHLPLALLDPGDRALVLDPCYPSHLGGVLLAGGEPIRLPLRAAEGWRPDFGRLPAAAWDGLRLMVLGYPHNPTAVVGRQEWIEEAAARAARHGAVIAHDNPYLDLVLEGEAPSLLRTSIWRERGIEFFSLSKSWCLGGFRLAFAIGAEPLITALKQVKGVIDFNQSLALQAGAVAALEEAPHWPARLCDTYRTRRDRMVAALAGQGWPVDPPSMALYLWMPVPPGLDPQDWTSERLAAALLEHTGVALTPGNGFGAAGEGWLRLALVHPEPVLIEAAERIGRWLLDPTPAAL; from the coding sequence GTGAGCGATCGCGGCGGCCCCACGCCGCAGCTCTCCCGCCGCCTCGCCCTGCTGGGCAGCGGTGTCTTCGCCCGAAACGATGTCCGCAAGGCCGCCTACCTCCGTGAGCGCGCGTCGCGCGGTTTGCCGCCACTGATCGACTGCTCCCTGGGGTCCACCGACCTGGCTCCGCCGCCTGCGGCCCTCGAGGCGATGGCCGCCCGCCTGGGCCAACCGGCGAGCTCTTCCTACTGCCTGCACGACGCCACGGCGCCGCTGCGCCGTGCGGTCGCCCGCTGGGCAGAGCGGCGCCTGGGTGTGGAGGCCGATCCGGACCGGGAGATCCTCTTCCTCGTCGGCTCCCAGGAGGGCACCGCCCATCTCCCCCTCGCCCTGCTCGATCCCGGTGATCGGGCGCTCGTGCTCGACCCCTGTTACCCCTCACACCTCGGAGGCGTCCTGCTGGCCGGCGGTGAGCCAATCCGGCTGCCGCTGAGGGCGGCCGAGGGCTGGCGGCCGGACTTCGGCCGGCTTCCGGCGGCGGCCTGGGATGGGCTTCGTCTGATGGTGCTGGGCTATCCCCACAACCCCACCGCTGTGGTGGGGCGGCAGGAGTGGATCGAGGAGGCGGCGGCCCGGGCCGCTCGCCACGGTGCGGTGATCGCTCACGACAACCCCTATCTGGATCTCGTGCTCGAGGGCGAGGCCCCCAGCCTGCTGCGCACGTCCATCTGGAGGGAGCGGGGCATCGAGTTCTTCTCGCTCTCGAAGAGCTGGTGTCTGGGGGGCTTCCGACTGGCCTTTGCGATCGGCGCCGAGCCCCTGATCACGGCTCTGAAGCAGGTCAAGGGGGTGATCGACTTCAACCAGTCGCTGGCGCTCCAGGCCGGCGCCGTCGCCGCCCTGGAGGAGGCCCCACACTGGCCGGCCCGGCTGTGTGACACCTACAGAACGCGCCGCGACCGGATGGTGGCGGCGCTGGCGGGTCAGGGCTGGCCCGTCGATCCCCCGTCCATGGCGCTCTACCTCTGGATGCCCGTGCCGCCGGGGCTGGACCCGCAGGACTGGACGTCGGAGCGCCTGGCCGCCGCCCTGCTGGAGCACACCGGCGTGGCCCTCACGCCGGGCAACGGCTTCGGTGCGGCGGGGGAGGGATGGCTGCGTCTGGCCCTGGTGCATCCGGAGCCGGTCCTGATCGAGGCGGCGGAACGGATCGGCCGCTGGCTGCTCGATCCGACCCCGGCGGCGTTATGA
- a CDS encoding biotin--[acetyl-CoA-carboxylase] ligase, with protein MIGTIRARHRRCLELEAADGCGSSRPVPPALAWRLSWTPVCGSTEDLLSAALRRHSSGAAGPTAVVAARQRWGRGQASRRWISPAGGVWLSAALPWCERPSAMADPGLAVAEGLARQLERLGVRAELKWPNDLQVGGRKLAGLLPRLLWRGAAVRLARIGVGLNGNNAAPPGAVAVKELLAPARLGTAELTARVLRALDWAVHHADRPEPVRRAAQARLVGLGGVIPWRGESWRVEGLAADGGLMLRRGSVMVVRRRRF; from the coding sequence ATGATCGGCACGATCCGGGCCCGGCACCGGCGCTGTCTTGAGCTGGAGGCGGCCGATGGGTGCGGCTCCTCGCGGCCAGTCCCGCCGGCACTGGCCTGGCGCCTGAGCTGGACCCCGGTCTGCGGCAGCACCGAGGACCTGCTGAGCGCCGCTCTGCGGCGCCACTCCTCCGGGGCCGCCGGCCCCACGGCGGTGGTCGCCGCACGCCAGCGCTGGGGGCGGGGTCAGGCCTCCCGGCGCTGGATCTCCCCCGCCGGCGGGGTGTGGCTCAGTGCGGCCCTGCCGTGGTGCGAGCGGCCGTCGGCGATGGCCGATCCCGGCCTGGCCGTGGCCGAGGGGCTGGCGCGGCAGCTGGAGAGGCTGGGTGTGCGGGCGGAGCTCAAATGGCCGAACGACCTGCAGGTGGGCGGCCGCAAGCTGGCCGGACTGCTCCCCAGACTGCTGTGGCGTGGTGCCGCCGTGCGGCTGGCACGGATCGGTGTGGGCCTGAACGGCAACAACGCCGCGCCGCCCGGGGCGGTGGCTGTGAAGGAGCTTCTGGCCCCGGCCCGGCTGGGCACCGCGGAGCTCACGGCACGGGTGCTGCGCGCCCTGGACTGGGCCGTGCACCACGCCGACCGGCCGGAACCGGTGCGTCGTGCGGCCCAGGCCCGCCTGGTCGGTCTCGGCGGCGTCATCCCCTGGCGTGGGGAGAGCTGGCGGGTGGAGGGACTGGCCGCCGATGGTGGGCTGATGCTGCGTCGCGGATCGGTGATGGTCGTGCGCAGACGCCGCTTTTAA
- the topA gene encoding type I DNA topoisomerase produces MANTLVIVESPTKARTIRAFLPKSFRVEASMGHVRDLPNNASEIPAAYKGEKWASLGVNTASNFEPLYVVPKDKKKVVKELRAALKQADELLLATDEDREGESISWHLLQLLSPKVPVKRMVFHEITRDAIQRALSQTRDLDMELVHAQETRRILDRLVGYTLSPLLWKKVAWGLSAGRVQSVSVRLIVQRERARRAFRSGSYWDLKAQLEQAGTRFEARLTHLEGQKVAGGQDFDEATGAIKAGSSVRLLDETTARSLRASLEAGAWTVSTVEEKPSVRRPVAPFTTSTLQQEANRKLRLSARETMRTAQGLYERGFITYMRTDSVHLSEQAISAARACVESNYGASFLSPSPRQFSTKSRNAQEAHEAIRPSGDRFRMPGDTGLDGRDLALYELIWKRTVASQMADARLTLMAVDLEAGPARFRSNGKRIDFPGFFRAYVEGSDDPDAALEGREVLLPTLAVGDQPDLRELEALGHATQPPARYSEAALVKTLEKEGIGRPSTYASIIGTIVDRGYATLQGHTLIPSFTAFAVTALLEEHFPDLVDTGFTARMEGTLDEISHGKVAWLPYLEGFYKGSEGLETQVHEREGDIDPGRSRTVSLEGLPCVVRIGRFGAYLETQRVSDDGEEEVIKATLPREITPADLDAEQAELILRQKAEGPESIGVDPETGEAVYLLFGQYGPYVQRGQASEETPKPKRASLPRGVKPEDLSLEDALGLLRLPRLLGEHPDGGRIQAGLGRFGPYVVHDKGKGEKDYRSLKAEDDVLAIGLSRALELLAMPKRGRGGRTALKDLGTPEGASESIQVFDGPYGLYVKQGKLNASLPEGRTADQVSLEEAVELLAAKAASKGGGRRRTAAAGSTGTGRAAKSAKAAKPASAAKPARKPPATTKTGRLRASAVRVIRPADR; encoded by the coding sequence GTGGCGAACACCCTGGTCATCGTCGAAAGCCCAACGAAGGCGCGCACGATCCGGGCCTTTCTGCCGAAGAGCTTCCGGGTGGAAGCCTCCATGGGCCACGTGCGCGATTTACCCAACAACGCCAGCGAGATTCCGGCGGCCTACAAAGGTGAGAAGTGGGCCAGCCTGGGCGTCAACACCGCCAGCAACTTCGAGCCCCTGTACGTGGTGCCGAAGGACAAGAAGAAGGTGGTGAAGGAACTGAGGGCCGCTCTCAAGCAGGCCGATGAGCTGCTGCTGGCCACGGACGAGGACCGGGAGGGCGAGAGCATCAGCTGGCACCTGCTCCAGCTGCTCAGCCCCAAGGTGCCGGTGAAGCGGATGGTGTTCCACGAGATCACCCGCGATGCCATCCAGCGCGCCCTGAGCCAGACCCGCGATCTGGACATGGAGCTGGTTCACGCGCAGGAGACCCGGCGGATCCTGGACCGGCTGGTGGGCTACACCCTCTCGCCCCTCCTCTGGAAGAAGGTGGCCTGGGGCCTCTCCGCCGGTCGGGTCCAGTCGGTCTCGGTGCGTCTGATCGTGCAGCGGGAGCGGGCACGCCGAGCTTTCCGCAGCGGCAGCTACTGGGACCTGAAGGCTCAGCTCGAGCAGGCCGGCACCAGGTTCGAGGCGCGCCTCACCCATCTCGAGGGACAGAAGGTGGCCGGGGGCCAGGATTTCGATGAGGCCACCGGTGCGATCAAGGCCGGCAGCAGCGTGCGGCTGCTGGACGAGACCACCGCCCGCTCGCTGCGCGCCAGCCTGGAGGCCGGGGCCTGGACGGTGTCCACCGTGGAGGAGAAACCCTCCGTGCGCCGGCCGGTCGCTCCCTTCACCACCAGCACCCTGCAGCAGGAGGCGAACCGCAAGCTGCGCCTCTCGGCCCGCGAGACGATGCGCACCGCCCAGGGCCTCTACGAACGGGGGTTCATCACCTACATGCGCACGGATTCCGTGCACCTCTCCGAGCAGGCCATCAGCGCGGCCCGTGCCTGCGTCGAGTCGAATTACGGCGCCTCCTTCCTGAGCCCCTCACCGCGCCAGTTCAGCACCAAGTCGCGCAACGCCCAGGAGGCCCACGAGGCCATCCGGCCCTCCGGAGACCGCTTCCGGATGCCTGGCGACACCGGTCTCGATGGACGCGATCTGGCCCTCTACGAGCTGATCTGGAAGCGCACCGTGGCCAGTCAGATGGCCGATGCCCGGCTGACACTGATGGCGGTGGATCTCGAGGCGGGCCCGGCCCGGTTCCGCTCCAACGGCAAGCGGATCGACTTCCCCGGCTTCTTCCGCGCCTACGTGGAGGGAAGCGATGACCCCGACGCGGCGCTGGAGGGACGGGAGGTACTGCTGCCCACCCTCGCTGTGGGTGATCAGCCCGATCTGCGCGAGCTCGAGGCCCTCGGCCATGCCACCCAGCCCCCCGCCCGCTACAGCGAGGCCGCTCTGGTCAAGACCCTGGAGAAGGAGGGCATCGGCAGGCCGTCCACCTACGCCAGCATCATCGGCACCATCGTCGATCGGGGTTACGCCACCCTGCAGGGTCACACCCTGATTCCGAGCTTCACCGCCTTCGCCGTCACCGCCCTTCTCGAGGAGCACTTCCCCGACCTCGTCGACACCGGCTTCACGGCCCGGATGGAGGGAACGCTCGATGAGATCTCCCACGGAAAGGTGGCCTGGCTGCCCTACCTGGAGGGCTTCTACAAGGGGTCCGAAGGGCTCGAGACCCAGGTGCATGAACGGGAGGGGGACATCGATCCCGGCCGCTCCCGCACGGTGTCGCTGGAGGGTCTGCCCTGCGTCGTGCGCATTGGCCGTTTCGGCGCCTACCTGGAGACCCAGCGGGTCAGCGACGACGGGGAGGAGGAGGTGATCAAGGCCACCCTGCCCCGGGAGATCACCCCGGCGGATCTTGATGCCGAGCAGGCGGAGCTGATCCTGCGCCAGAAGGCGGAGGGGCCCGAGAGCATCGGCGTGGATCCGGAGACCGGCGAGGCGGTGTATCTGCTGTTCGGCCAATACGGTCCCTACGTGCAGCGCGGCCAGGCGAGCGAGGAGACGCCCAAGCCCAAGCGGGCCTCTCTGCCCCGGGGGGTGAAGCCCGAGGACCTCAGCCTCGAGGACGCCCTCGGACTGCTGCGCCTGCCCAGGCTGCTGGGGGAACACCCCGATGGAGGTCGGATTCAGGCCGGCCTCGGCCGGTTCGGGCCCTACGTGGTGCACGACAAGGGCAAGGGGGAGAAGGACTACCGCTCCCTCAAGGCCGAGGATGACGTGCTGGCCATCGGCCTCAGCCGCGCCCTCGAGCTGCTGGCCATGCCCAAGCGGGGCCGCGGCGGCCGCACCGCCCTCAAGGATCTGGGCACTCCCGAGGGAGCCAGTGAGTCCATTCAGGTCTTCGACGGTCCCTACGGGCTCTACGTGAAGCAGGGGAAGCTGAATGCCTCGCTGCCGGAGGGACGCACGGCCGATCAGGTGTCGCTGGAGGAAGCCGTCGAACTGCTGGCCGCCAAGGCCGCCAGCAAGGGAGGCGGCCGTCGCCGGACCGCCGCAGCGGGCTCCACCGGTACAGGGCGGGCCGCCAAGTCGGCGAAGGCGGCCAAGCCGGCCTCCGCGGCCAAGCCCGCCCGCAAGCCCCCCGCCACCACCAAGACGGGCCGCCTGCGGGCCAGCGCGGTGCGGGTGATCCGACCGGCCGATCGTTGA
- a CDS encoding DUF2232 domain-containing protein has translation MSGPLSPRQARQLTETAYLAAVMALIWVALYYLPVGGALFRLALPLPLALLQCRRGVRCGLEGLAVATLLLVALMGPIRGPLLLFPYGSLALWLGWTWTRRCSWWLSWSLGSLIGALGFLVRITVISLLLGENLWVVVTRAASSLLDRLSAALSLGAGPDLPQVQLMAIALILFQNVVYVLALHAVAYWIFPRLAAPIPEPPDPLRPLVALDPL, from the coding sequence ATGAGCGGTCCCCTTTCGCCCCGCCAGGCCCGCCAGCTGACGGAGACCGCCTATCTGGCGGCCGTGATGGCCCTGATCTGGGTGGCGCTCTACTACCTGCCGGTGGGTGGCGCCCTGTTCCGCCTCGCCCTGCCGCTGCCCCTGGCCCTGCTTCAGTGCCGCCGCGGCGTTCGCTGCGGCCTCGAGGGTCTCGCCGTGGCCACGCTTCTGCTGGTGGCCCTGATGGGGCCGATCCGCGGGCCCCTGCTGCTCTTTCCCTACGGTTCCCTCGCCCTCTGGCTCGGCTGGACCTGGACCCGCCGCTGCAGCTGGTGGCTGTCCTGGTCGCTCGGCAGCCTCATCGGTGCGCTCGGGTTTCTCGTGCGCATCACCGTGATCTCACTGCTGCTGGGGGAGAACCTCTGGGTGGTGGTCACCCGCGCGGCCTCCTCCCTGCTGGATCGCCTCAGCGCGGCTCTCTCCCTGGGTGCCGGCCCCGATCTGCCCCAGGTTCAGCTGATGGCCATCGCTCTGATCCTGTTCCAGAACGTTGTGTATGTGCTGGCGCTGCATGCCGTGGCGTACTGGATCTTTCCGCGCCTCGCCGCCCCGATCCCGGAGCCGCCCGATCCGCTGCGCCCCCTTGTGGCGCTCGATCCGCTCTGA